A region of Saccharococcus thermophilus DNA encodes the following proteins:
- the narJ gene encoding nitrate reductase molybdenum cofactor assembly chaperone, whose translation MDKDQIQTVFLCASHLLSYPDEAWADSLADCLEAISAVPNDAIVEKMSTFIHDIQSMPARKRMEQYVETFDFGKKTNLYVTYMNTGEQRERGLELLQLKQRYKAAGFDTSEQELPDYLPLMLEFAAYAEQEHVVPLFAAYVNNIDEIRKQLAAGGSPYATVFDAIFLALAELGVTPIPKGSV comes from the coding sequence ATGGACAAAGATCAAATACAAACGGTGTTTTTATGCGCTTCCCATCTATTGTCCTATCCCGATGAAGCATGGGCGGACTCTCTCGCTGATTGCCTCGAGGCAATCAGCGCCGTCCCAAACGATGCCATCGTCGAAAAAATGAGCACTTTTATTCACGATATCCAATCCATGCCTGCCCGCAAGCGGATGGAGCAATATGTCGAAACATTTGATTTCGGCAAAAAAACGAATTTATATGTGACTTACATGAATACAGGCGAGCAACGTGAACGCGGGCTCGAGCTATTGCAATTGAAACAGCGCTATAAAGCGGCTGGATTTGATACGAGCGAGCAGGAACTTCCAGATTATTTGCCGCTTATGCTCGAGTTTGCCGCCTATGCGGAACAGGAGCACGTCGTGCCGCTCTTTGCGGCATATGTCAATAACATCGATGAAATACGGAAGCAGCTTGCCGCGGGCGGCAGCCCTTATGCCACTGTGTTTGACGCGATTTTCCTCGCACTTGCAGAACTCGGCGTGACGCCGATTCCGAAAGGAAGTGTGTAA
- a CDS encoding nitrate reductase subunit alpha encodes MKRKRSPLWNRFKYMKPIERYANEHSEVTYGDRAWENVYRRRWQHDKVVRSTHGVNCTGSCSWNIYVKDGIVTWEGQQLDYPSTGPDMPDFEPRGCPRGASFSWYIYSPLRVKYPYVRGVLIDMWREALQTHKNPLDAWKSIVENPEKAKRYKQARGKGGFVRVSWDEALTLVATSLLYTVIKYGPDRNVGFSPIPAMSMVSYASGARFMQLMGGPMLSFYDWYADLPPASPQVWGDQTDVPESSDWYNSGYIITWGSNVPLTRTPDAHFLAEVRYRGTKVVSVSPDYAESTKFADDWLSVKPGTDGALAMAMGHVILKEYYVDQQVPYFQQYAKTYTDFPFVVTLKKDGDKWIAGRFLQAKDLGRSVANAEWKPVVYDENRKTFAIPHGTIGSRWDGQGKWNLHMVDEETGNPIEPCLTFLHCKDELVTIHIPYFTNEGRETMERVVPAKKIHTEDGETYVTTVYDLILANYGIDRGIGGNVARTYDDLVPFTPAWQEAITGVKRELAIKIAREFAQNAINTNGRSMIIMGAGINHWFHSDTIYRAVLNLVLFVGAQGVNGGGWAHYVGQEKLRPAEGWQTIATARDWTAPPKLQNGTSFFYFATDQWRYEEMPVDELVSPLVKKARYSHYADYNVLAARLGWLPSYPTFNKNGIDLYKEAVANGKTTPEQIGNYVAEQLKTKQLQFAIEDPDNEVNFPRNLIVWRANLISSSGKGHEYFLKHLLGTTHGLLNDDENSLRPQEITWRDEAPEGKIDLLVNLDFRMAGTALYSDVVLPAATWYEKHDLSSTDMHPFVHPFNPAISAPWEARSDWDIFKSLAKAVSDIAKQIGMKPVKEVVATPLLHDTTQELAQPFGKVKDWSKGECEPIPGKTMPNIHVVERDYTLIYDKMISLGPNIARQPMGTKGIAWSAKDEYEKLKKTLGTIKCASIAAGCPDISDAKNAAEAILTLSSTTNGKVAVKAWEALEKKTNLQLADLAKEREEECFTFEQITAQPKTVITSPAFSGSEKGGRRYSPFTTNVERLIPWRTLTGRQSFYLDHELMHEFGEAMATFKPILQHRPFSKKRPEAKGKEIILNYLTPHNKWSIHSMYFDALPMLTLFRGGPTVWINKDDAEEAGIRDNDWIECFNRNGVVVARAVVSHRLPRGMAFMHHAQDRHINVPGTKLTNNRGGTHNSPTRIHMKPTHMIGGYAQLSYGFNYYGPTGNQRDLYVIIRKLEEVDWLED; translated from the coding sequence ATGAAACGAAAACGATCACCGTTATGGAACCGTTTCAAATATATGAAACCGATAGAGCGATATGCGAACGAGCATAGTGAAGTGACATACGGCGATCGCGCTTGGGAAAATGTTTACCGCCGCCGTTGGCAACATGATAAAGTCGTCCGTTCGACCCACGGCGTCAACTGCACGGGTTCGTGCAGCTGGAACATATACGTAAAAGACGGAATCGTCACCTGGGAAGGGCAACAGCTCGATTATCCATCGACCGGACCGGATATGCCCGATTTTGAACCACGCGGCTGTCCCCGCGGCGCGAGCTTTTCTTGGTATATTTACAGTCCGCTCCGCGTTAAGTACCCATATGTGCGCGGCGTGTTAATCGATATGTGGAGGGAAGCGCTCCAAACGCACAAGAATCCGCTCGATGCTTGGAAAAGCATCGTGGAAAATCCAGAAAAGGCGAAGCGATATAAACAAGCGCGCGGAAAAGGCGGCTTCGTCCGCGTCAGCTGGGATGAAGCGTTAACGCTTGTCGCTACTTCGCTATTATACACTGTCATCAAATACGGGCCGGACCGCAATGTCGGTTTTTCGCCGATTCCAGCGATGTCGATGGTCAGCTATGCCTCTGGAGCTCGTTTTATGCAGCTCATGGGCGGACCGATGCTTAGCTTTTACGATTGGTATGCGGACCTGCCGCCAGCATCGCCGCAAGTTTGGGGAGACCAAACCGACGTTCCAGAATCGAGTGACTGGTACAATTCCGGCTACATCATTACATGGGGCTCAAACGTACCGCTTACTCGAACGCCGGACGCTCACTTTTTAGCGGAAGTCCGCTATCGCGGCACAAAAGTCGTTTCCGTCAGCCCGGATTACGCCGAATCGACGAAATTTGCCGACGACTGGCTCAGCGTAAAACCAGGAACGGACGGCGCACTCGCGATGGCGATGGGACATGTCATTTTAAAAGAATATTACGTCGATCAGCAAGTTCCTTACTTCCAGCAATATGCGAAAACGTACACCGATTTTCCGTTCGTCGTCACCTTGAAAAAAGATGGCGACAAATGGATAGCCGGCCGCTTCTTGCAGGCAAAAGACCTCGGCCGCAGCGTCGCCAACGCCGAATGGAAGCCGGTCGTTTACGATGAAAACAGAAAAACATTTGCGATTCCGCATGGAACGATCGGCTCGCGCTGGGATGGCCAAGGAAAATGGAATTTACATATGGTGGATGAGGAAACAGGAAACCCGATTGAACCGTGCTTAACGTTTTTACACTGCAAAGACGAGCTTGTTACGATTCATATTCCGTACTTCACTAATGAAGGAAGGGAAACGATGGAACGCGTTGTCCCAGCGAAAAAAATTCATACGGAAGACGGCGAAACATACGTAACCACCGTCTACGATCTTATCCTTGCCAATTACGGCATCGATCGCGGCATTGGCGGAAACGTCGCCCGTACGTACGATGATCTTGTTCCATTCACTCCGGCATGGCAAGAAGCGATTACCGGCGTGAAACGGGAGCTTGCCATTAAAATCGCGCGCGAGTTTGCGCAAAACGCGATTAATACAAATGGCCGCTCGATGATTATTATGGGCGCTGGCATTAACCACTGGTTCCACTCCGATACGATTTACCGCGCCGTCTTAAACCTCGTCTTATTTGTCGGCGCGCAAGGCGTCAACGGCGGCGGCTGGGCGCACTACGTCGGACAAGAAAAACTGCGGCCGGCGGAAGGATGGCAAACGATCGCAACGGCACGCGACTGGACAGCACCGCCGAAACTGCAAAACGGCACATCGTTCTTCTATTTTGCGACCGATCAATGGCGATATGAAGAAATGCCGGTCGATGAACTTGTATCACCGCTTGTGAAAAAAGCGCGCTATTCCCATTACGCGGATTACAACGTTCTCGCCGCCCGGCTTGGCTGGCTTCCGTCTTACCCGACGTTTAACAAGAACGGCATTGACCTTTACAAAGAAGCTGTCGCCAATGGAAAAACGACTCCGGAACAAATTGGAAATTACGTTGCCGAACAGCTCAAAACGAAGCAATTGCAATTTGCGATTGAAGATCCAGACAATGAAGTAAACTTTCCAAGAAACTTAATCGTCTGGCGCGCGAACTTAATTTCCAGCTCAGGTAAAGGCCATGAATATTTCTTAAAACATTTGCTCGGCACAACACACGGTTTATTAAACGATGATGAGAACAGCCTGCGGCCGCAAGAAATTACATGGCGCGACGAAGCTCCGGAAGGAAAGATTGATTTGTTAGTGAACCTTGATTTCCGCATGGCGGGAACGGCGCTTTACTCCGATGTTGTTCTTCCGGCGGCGACATGGTACGAAAAACACGATTTAAGCAGCACGGATATGCATCCGTTCGTGCATCCGTTCAATCCAGCGATTTCCGCGCCATGGGAAGCGCGCTCGGATTGGGACATTTTCAAATCGTTAGCGAAAGCCGTCTCCGATATCGCCAAACAAATCGGCATGAAGCCGGTCAAAGAAGTCGTCGCCACCCCGCTCTTGCACGATACAACACAAGAACTGGCGCAGCCGTTTGGCAAAGTGAAAGACTGGAGCAAAGGCGAGTGCGAACCGATTCCGGGAAAAACGATGCCGAACATTCATGTCGTCGAGCGCGATTACACGCTCATTTACGACAAAATGATTTCCCTTGGACCAAACATAGCCAGACAGCCGATGGGCACAAAAGGCATCGCCTGGTCAGCCAAAGACGAGTACGAAAAATTGAAAAAGACGTTAGGAACGATCAAATGCGCCTCGATCGCTGCTGGCTGTCCAGATATCAGCGATGCGAAAAACGCAGCGGAAGCCATTCTCACATTATCATCGACAACAAACGGAAAAGTGGCGGTAAAAGCGTGGGAGGCACTCGAGAAAAAGACGAATTTGCAGCTCGCCGATTTAGCGAAAGAACGCGAGGAAGAATGTTTTACGTTTGAACAAATTACGGCGCAGCCGAAAACAGTGATCACCTCGCCGGCGTTCAGCGGCTCGGAAAAAGGCGGCCGCCGCTACTCGCCATTTACAACCAACGTCGAGCGGCTCATTCCGTGGCGCACATTGACAGGTCGGCAGTCGTTCTATCTCGACCATGAGCTTATGCACGAATTTGGCGAAGCGATGGCTACCTTTAAGCCAATATTGCAGCACCGCCCGTTCTCGAAAAAGCGGCCGGAAGCAAAAGGAAAAGAAATCATTTTGAACTATTTAACACCACATAACAAATGGTCGATTCACAGCATGTACTTTGATGCGCTACCAATGCTTACGCTGTTCCGCGGCGGTCCGACCGTCTGGATCAACAAAGATGATGCCGAAGAAGCCGGCATTCGCGATAACGACTGGATTGAATGCTTCAACCGCAACGGCGTCGTTGTCGCACGCGCTGTTGTCTCTCACCGTTTGCCGCGCGGTATGGCATTTATGCACCACGCCCAGGACCGACACATTAACGTTCCTGGTACGAAACTGACAAACAACCGCGGAGGCACGCACAACAGCCCGACACGCATTCATATGAAACCGACCCATATGATTGGTGGGTATGCGCAATTAAGCTACGGATTTAACTATTACGGCCCAACGGGAAACCAACGCGACTTGTATGTCATTATTCGCAAATTAGAGGAGGTCGATTGGCTTGAAGATTAA
- a CDS encoding tetratricopeptide repeat protein has protein sequence MNIERIATYIKEKRIIEALEEIKPMLQKIEHLFRWRTLLRTWNTADSFHHLIRLFDYALMYRHSALLARYAHRRFSTLQTLTWVCDEWLEERRPLDAEEALRPRLEEAIANGKEKPEHIARAAFTLVRTLLEMRRIEEAQQWMNVVERYETVPIYDKWGYFYIETGDRDRAEEILRKGLDEPERGDMCHLLLADLYALNGCQRKALEIVERGIKRFPQVPALYAEKARRLRDLQEYKAALEAMDEVDRLAPFHVHRRYFAHVRAQIYYKLGRWEELKALVQTEKSLASTPYARAGERASLPQVILPLVPVVQKHNYCVPASLEMMLRLLGTERTQDEVAEHIFDVRGSKLSTTVHYLETLGFLCRFFIGSTERWKRLVDAGIPVLLSVDYEQSSHVQVLFGYDERLGAFYVQDPNMIEPFVVAYDEVEKWYAGTHYLSIAAIPREKEAIAMLLPEEEDQYFRQLHAFAEKMDEDEQAYMAPFLSFLRRHEHIPYTWLYVVKHVGTEEAKDLLLDYTERVLAQYGDINDLLLVAAKAYVYVKEIERAEAVLARVKGKAQSPLYHYLRGRIAFYESRYEEASRYFRASLQLDPDQPDVWSYMALSITYSGKEKKGLELSQIALTLHPDDLFIGTNHGIMLFQAKQFQEARAFFDQLLRRHKHDAYLWYERARCDERLGKIRKAERGFLVAKALDGEEPYPYLALADLYENELGDWQKAEAVLLEGVAKAGCAPALHVCLGDWYMEREEAEKAEAHYQKALEQEEKEVFAHLGLAYVMMQRGQRAEAKQYLLDKKLLFAQNGEFLLNAGKMLLANELVTEGEERDAVFSFLEEGLRIAQFDVAEAYEFYIEQLTAHSLVDRGVAFLEKLINERPADVNALCYLGVLYEQSGMFSKAIDLYERASKVQKSTFPLYRLAETYRAFERWDEAKRYYEACLEVDDTFAVAHLRLAVLYEMEENMDKQRFHLQKAFVHEPLHVHVERAVALFEDPSFLIQILESARERAGDVWYYDSLGHVYGAMGDVAKEKEAVEQALRLHPDHPDVLHHYAKTLIKEGKSSEAIAILERLIEQDVRNESLYETYVQAFSYTMRGIGKLRERLGKWKLDDQKKSIIYMHVASALSPYMMDITWAKAEDSFAKRLWTKAKAWTKEIVAVSAVLDLYETSLRLDRGNMEAYERLAEFYEAAELTDDAIKTLRRALTCKWNADVARELVLLLIHSESSKLQKEASEWIERLLEEQPNDLAMLELKAFLLLDDGREEEAENLLRSIIEIEPLLHRSILTLGTIYTTKQRYDEAIAILANGLSHHPHDAELMQELARAYDEAGQTEKALSVANEWLEFAEEDLFARYQRACYLAKLGRMEEAERELAHVLDEDETGDFAELAKEEPALAPLLRLLSKK, from the coding sequence ATGAACATCGAACGAATCGCTACCTATATAAAAGAAAAACGCATTATCGAAGCATTAGAGGAAATAAAGCCGATGCTTCAGAAAATAGAACATCTGTTTCGCTGGAGAACGCTGCTGCGGACATGGAACACAGCAGACTCGTTTCATCATCTGATTCGCTTGTTTGACTATGCGCTAATGTACCGTCATAGCGCGCTATTGGCGCGCTACGCCCATCGCCGTTTTTCGACGCTGCAGACGCTGACATGGGTATGTGATGAGTGGCTCGAAGAACGGCGGCCGCTGGATGCCGAGGAAGCGCTGCGGCCGCGTTTGGAAGAAGCGATCGCGAACGGAAAGGAAAAACCGGAACATATCGCTCGTGCTGCTTTTACGCTCGTACGTACTCTTTTGGAAATGCGCCGAATTGAAGAAGCACAGCAGTGGATGAACGTGGTAGAGCGATATGAAACAGTTCCAATTTATGATAAATGGGGGTATTTTTATATCGAAACTGGCGACCGCGACAGAGCGGAAGAAATATTGCGGAAAGGATTGGATGAGCCGGAGCGCGGCGATATGTGCCATTTGCTTTTGGCCGACCTATACGCGCTAAACGGCTGTCAGCGGAAAGCGCTGGAAATCGTCGAGCGCGGCATCAAGCGGTTTCCGCAAGTGCCGGCGTTATATGCGGAAAAAGCGCGCCGGTTGCGTGACTTGCAGGAGTACAAAGCGGCGCTCGAAGCGATGGATGAAGTCGACCGCCTCGCTCCGTTTCACGTCCACCGCCGCTATTTTGCCCATGTGCGTGCGCAAATCTATTACAAGCTTGGCAGATGGGAAGAACTAAAGGCGCTAGTGCAAACGGAAAAATCGTTGGCGTCCACGCCGTACGCGCGTGCGGGCGAGCGCGCTTCTCTGCCGCAAGTGATCTTGCCGCTTGTGCCTGTCGTACAAAAGCATAATTATTGTGTGCCCGCGAGTTTGGAAATGATGCTGCGGCTGTTAGGCACAGAGCGCACACAAGATGAAGTGGCCGAGCATATTTTCGATGTGCGCGGCTCGAAATTATCGACGACCGTACATTATTTGGAAACGCTCGGTTTTTTATGCCGCTTTTTCATCGGTTCTACGGAGCGATGGAAACGGTTGGTCGATGCCGGTATTCCCGTGCTGTTAAGCGTCGATTACGAACAATCGTCGCATGTGCAAGTATTGTTCGGCTATGATGAGCGCCTCGGGGCGTTTTACGTGCAAGACCCAAACATGATTGAGCCGTTTGTGGTTGCTTATGACGAAGTCGAAAAATGGTATGCGGGAACACATTATTTGTCGATTGCTGCGATTCCCCGGGAAAAAGAAGCGATTGCCATGTTGCTGCCGGAAGAGGAAGATCAATATTTCCGTCAGCTTCATGCCTTCGCCGAAAAAATGGACGAAGATGAGCAAGCGTATATGGCGCCGTTTCTTTCGTTTTTGCGCAGGCATGAACACATTCCATACACATGGCTGTATGTGGTGAAGCATGTTGGCACGGAAGAAGCGAAAGACCTGCTTCTCGACTATACCGAGCGGGTGCTTGCCCAATACGGCGATATCAATGATTTGCTGCTAGTGGCAGCGAAAGCATATGTGTATGTGAAAGAAATTGAACGGGCCGAAGCGGTGCTGGCACGGGTGAAGGGCAAAGCCCAAAGTCCGCTTTATCACTATTTGCGGGGACGGATCGCGTTTTACGAAAGCCGGTACGAAGAAGCAAGCCGCTATTTCCGGGCTTCGCTCCAGCTCGATCCCGACCAGCCTGACGTCTGGAGCTATATGGCCCTTAGCATCACGTATAGCGGAAAGGAAAAGAAAGGATTGGAACTGTCGCAAATCGCTTTAACGCTACATCCTGACGATCTGTTTATCGGCACGAACCATGGCATCATGTTATTCCAGGCCAAACAATTTCAGGAGGCGCGCGCCTTTTTCGACCAATTACTGCGCCGCCATAAGCATGATGCCTATCTATGGTATGAACGGGCGCGCTGCGATGAAAGGCTAGGAAAGATCCGCAAAGCAGAACGCGGTTTTCTTGTCGCTAAAGCGCTCGATGGAGAAGAGCCGTATCCATATCTGGCGTTAGCGGATTTATATGAAAACGAGTTAGGAGATTGGCAAAAAGCCGAAGCCGTTTTGTTGGAAGGAGTGGCCAAGGCTGGATGCGCCCCTGCGTTACACGTTTGCCTTGGCGACTGGTATATGGAGCGAGAAGAAGCGGAAAAGGCGGAAGCGCATTACCAAAAAGCACTCGAGCAAGAGGAAAAAGAAGTTTTTGCCCATCTCGGTCTTGCATACGTGATGATGCAGCGGGGGCAGCGCGCTGAGGCAAAACAGTATTTATTGGACAAAAAGCTATTATTTGCCCAAAACGGCGAATTTCTATTAAATGCCGGAAAAATGCTCCTGGCTAATGAGCTGGTCACAGAAGGGGAAGAGCGGGACGCCGTGTTTTCATTTCTCGAAGAAGGCCTGCGGATCGCCCAATTTGATGTGGCGGAAGCATATGAGTTTTATATCGAACAACTGACTGCCCATTCTCTTGTCGACCGCGGAGTGGCTTTTCTCGAGAAACTCATCAACGAGCGTCCGGCTGATGTAAACGCGCTTTGCTATCTCGGCGTGCTTTATGAACAAAGCGGCATGTTTTCGAAAGCGATCGATTTATACGAACGGGCGAGCAAGGTGCAAAAGAGTACGTTCCCGCTTTATCGCCTTGCGGAGACGTATCGGGCGTTTGAGCGCTGGGACGAGGCGAAACGGTATTATGAAGCATGTCTCGAGGTCGATGATACATTTGCAGTGGCTCACCTTCGCTTGGCGGTTCTTTACGAAATGGAAGAAAATATGGATAAGCAGCGCTTCCATCTGCAAAAAGCGTTCGTGCATGAGCCACTGCACGTCCATGTCGAACGTGCCGTCGCGCTGTTTGAAGATCCCTCCTTTCTTATCCAAATATTGGAATCTGCGCGGGAGCGGGCGGGCGACGTTTGGTACTATGACAGCCTCGGCCACGTATACGGAGCAATGGGGGACGTTGCCAAAGAAAAAGAGGCGGTCGAACAAGCGCTTCGCCTCCATCCTGATCATCCGGATGTACTCCACCATTATGCGAAAACGCTTATCAAGGAAGGGAAATCAAGCGAAGCGATCGCCATCCTTGAGCGGCTGATTGAGCAGGATGTCCGTAATGAATCCTTGTATGAAACTTATGTTCAAGCATTTTCGTATACAATGAGAGGCATAGGAAAACTGCGCGAGCGGCTCGGCAAATGGAAGCTTGACGATCAAAAAAAGAGCATCATATACATGCACGTCGCTTCCGCCCTTTCCCCATATATGATGGACATAACGTGGGCCAAAGCGGAAGACTCTTTCGCTAAAAGGCTGTGGACAAAAGCGAAAGCATGGACGAAAGAAATTGTTGCTGTTTCCGCTGTTTTGGATTTATACGAAACGTCGCTTCGCCTTGACCGCGGCAATATGGAAGCGTATGAGCGACTTGCTGAGTTTTACGAAGCGGCGGAATTGACAGATGATGCGATCAAAACGCTGCGCAGGGCATTAACATGCAAGTGGAATGCCGATGTCGCCCGTGAGCTTGTCCTGCTTCTTATTCACTCTGAAAGCAGCAAGCTCCAAAAAGAAGCAAGCGAGTGGATCGAGCGGCTGCTCGAAGAACAGCCGAACGACCTGGCTATGCTGGAGTTAAAGGCGTTCCTGCTCCTTGACGATGGACGGGAAGAGGAAGCAGAAAATCTGCTTCGTTCCATCATTGAAATAGAGCCGCTCTTACATCGCAGTATTTTGACGTTAGGAACGATCTATACGACAAAACAGCGCTATGATGAAGCGATTGCCATACTTGCGAATGGGCTTTCCCATCATCCGCATGATGCAGAGTTGATGCAAGAATTGGCTCGTGCGTATGACGAAGCGGGGCAGACGGAAAAGGCGCTTTCCGTTGCCAATGAATGGCTTGAATTTGCTGAAGAGGACTTATTCGCTCGTTATCAACGAGCGTGTTATTTAGCCAAGCTCGGGCGAATGGAGGAAGCCGAGCGCGAATTGGCGCATGTTCTTGACGAAGATGAAACAGGAGATTTTGCCGAACTGGCTAAAGAAGAACCGGCGTTGGCGCCGCTGTTGCGGCTGTTGTCGAAAAAATAA
- the narH gene encoding nitrate reductase subunit beta: protein MKIKAQVGMVMNLDKCIGCHTCSVTCKNTWTNRPGAEYMYFNNVETKPGIGYPKQWEDQDKYKGGWELKNGELQLKSGSKATRLLNLFYNPYQPTIDDYYEPWNYDYETLTNSPQKRHQPVARPKSAITGEFMELSWGPNWEDDLAGAHITELRDPNVVKMEQSIQAEFENVFMMYLPRICEHCINPSCVSSCPSGAMYKRDEDGIVLVDQNACRAWRYCVTSCPYKKVYFNWQTNKAEKCTLCFPRIEAGMPTICAETCVGRIRYIGVMLYDADKVKEAASVEDEKELYHAQLGIFLDPHDPEVIAKAKEEGIPDEWIEAAQRSPIYKMIVDWKIALPLHPEYRTLPMVWYIPPLSPIMNMFEGKGSKANAEDIFPAIDEMRIPIEYLANLLTAGDETHIRTTLKKMAVMRSYMRAKQTNKQPDVRIIEELGLSEQDIEDMYRLLAIAKYNDRFVIPASHREEVAELYAEQGSCGLAFAGGPGSCGTLS from the coding sequence TTGAAGATTAAAGCGCAAGTCGGCATGGTGATGAACTTGGATAAATGCATCGGCTGCCATACGTGCAGCGTCACTTGCAAAAATACGTGGACAAATCGTCCCGGTGCAGAATATATGTATTTCAACAACGTCGAAACAAAACCAGGGATCGGTTATCCGAAACAGTGGGAAGATCAAGACAAATATAAAGGCGGCTGGGAGCTCAAAAACGGCGAGCTCCAGCTCAAATCCGGCTCGAAAGCAACCCGTCTGCTTAACTTGTTTTACAACCCGTACCAGCCAACGATTGATGATTATTATGAACCGTGGAATTACGATTACGAAACATTGACCAACAGCCCGCAAAAACGCCATCAGCCGGTCGCCCGCCCGAAATCGGCCATTACCGGCGAATTCATGGAACTGTCCTGGGGGCCAAACTGGGAAGACGACCTTGCCGGCGCCCATATTACCGAGTTGAGAGATCCAAACGTTGTCAAAATGGAGCAGTCGATTCAAGCGGAGTTCGAAAACGTCTTTATGATGTATTTGCCGCGCATTTGCGAACATTGCATCAATCCCTCGTGCGTCTCGAGCTGCCCGTCAGGAGCGATGTATAAACGCGACGAGGACGGCATCGTCCTCGTCGACCAAAACGCCTGCCGCGCCTGGCGTTATTGCGTAACGAGCTGCCCGTATAAAAAAGTATATTTCAACTGGCAGACGAATAAAGCGGAAAAATGCACGCTCTGCTTCCCGCGCATTGAAGCAGGCATGCCGACGATCTGTGCGGAAACATGTGTCGGCCGCATCCGTTACATCGGCGTCATGCTTTACGATGCCGACAAAGTGAAGGAAGCGGCGAGCGTAGAAGACGAAAAAGAGTTGTATCATGCACAGCTTGGCATTTTCCTCGATCCGCACGATCCGGAAGTGATCGCAAAAGCAAAAGAAGAAGGCATTCCGGATGAATGGATCGAAGCGGCGCAGCGTTCGCCGATTTATAAAATGATTGTCGATTGGAAAATCGCGCTTCCGCTACATCCGGAATACCGGACATTGCCAATGGTATGGTACATTCCACCATTAAGCCCGATTATGAACATGTTTGAAGGAAAAGGAAGCAAAGCGAATGCGGAAGACATTTTCCCAGCGATTGACGAAATGCGTATCCCGATCGAATATTTGGCGAATTTACTGACAGCCGGTGACGAAACACACATCCGCACAACGCTGAAAAAAATGGCGGTGATGCGCTCCTATATGCGCGCAAAACAAACGAACAAACAGCCGGATGTCCGCATCATTGAAGAACTCGGGCTAAGCGAACAAGATATCGAAGACATGTACCGTTTGCTCGCCATCGCAAAATACAATGACCGCTTTGTCATTCCTGCCTCCCACCGCGAAGAAGTCGCAGAGCTATACGCAGAACAAGGAAGCTGTGGGTTGGCGTTTGCCGGCGGTCCTGGCTCTTGCGGTACGCTTTCTTAA
- a CDS encoding metal-dependent hydrolase, with amino-acid sequence MRYHSHIVTSLCLGAAVAAHTSLSFTASYTVGVVIGSLLPDIDEPKSYVGRRSMGMSNKVKEAFGHRGMTHSLIVWGVIALVILWESPSLFAAGLVLGYLFHIFEDFLSVQGVPLFWPFTAKRFKIPIYRTGNFVEKALFYAAFALLIYIGAKEQLFFEWCRSLALFR; translated from the coding sequence ATGCGATACCATAGCCATATTGTCACATCATTATGCCTTGGGGCGGCGGTCGCCGCGCACACATCGCTTTCCTTTACAGCAAGCTATACGGTGGGAGTCGTCATCGGCAGCCTGCTCCCCGACATTGATGAACCAAAGTCGTACGTCGGTCGCCGCTCAATGGGGATGTCCAATAAAGTAAAAGAAGCGTTCGGCCATCGCGGCATGACCCATTCGCTTATTGTATGGGGGGTTATCGCCCTCGTTATTTTGTGGGAATCGCCTTCATTATTTGCTGCAGGATTGGTGCTCGGCTATTTGTTTCATATTTTCGAAGACTTTTTGTCCGTCCAAGGCGTGCCGCTTTTTTGGCCGTTCACCGCAAAGCGATTTAAGATTCCCATCTATCGTACAGGCAATTTTGTCGAAAAAGCGCTCTTTTACGCAGCATTTGCCTTGCTTATCTATATTGGCGCAAAAGAACAGCTGTTTTTCGAATGGTGTCGTTCGCTTGCGTTATTTCGATAA